The Bacillota bacterium DNA segment CCTTTGCCGCCAAAAGCCCCTGCTTCAATATATTTCTTGGAATTATCCCACAATCCTCCGGCATTTGCCATTAACAGTGCCAACAAAAGACCTGACATAATATTTCCTGCAAGATAACCACCTATAGCATGGATACCTCCTATAAATCCAACTGCAAGTGTTACCAATATTGCTATCATACCTGCGGGGATAAGCTCTTTTAAGGCTCCTATAGTAGCAATATCTATACATTTATTATATTCCGGCTTAACATTGGGTTTTCCTTCCTTAAGTCCAGGAATACTGGAGAACTGCCTGTGAATTTCTGCAACCATACGTTGCGCATTTTTATCTACACCAAGCATAAGCATAGCCGAAAATACTGCCGGGATAGCAAGTCCCACCAATATACCAAAAAATACCAATGGGTTCATAATATCAAAGTTGATTGTTATTCCTGTTGCAGTCTCAACTATTTCCTGGTATGCACCTAATAAGGCAATAACAGTTAATCCTGCTGCTCCAATAGCAAATCCTTTTGTAACAGCTTTTACTGTATTGCCTGCTGAGTCCAGTTCATCAGTAATTCTTAATATATCGTCCCCCATTCCTGTCATTTCCGCAAGTCCTCTTGAATTGTCAACTACTGGTCCATAAGCGTCATTTGAAATAATCATACCCACTATGGACAACATACCCATAGCTGCCATGCTTATACCAAACATGGCATATCCCGGTCCAAGTGGTTCACAAAGTTTATAAGCAGCTAAAGCTGAAACACCTATGCCTATGAGCGCCGGGAATGAACTTAATAATCCATAACATAAACCGCTGATAATTGTAAAAGCAGGTCCTGTCGCTGAAGCCTTAGCAACATTCCTTACCGGTCTTTTATCATCAGACGTAAAATAATCGGAAGTAATCCCAATTATTACACCCACTACCAAACCTACCATTGTAGCAGCCCATATACGGATACTGTAATTAAATGCAAATGATACTATGGCAGTGAGTAATGCAAACACTACTGTAGTTATATAAGTACCTCTATTAAGGGCTTTGCCCGGATTTTTATCCTTTCCGATTTTTGAACTTATTACACCGAATATGGAAGACAGAAGTCCCAGGGCTCCATAGCAAAAAACAAGTTCCTGTTGCCCAAGCGATAAGCCTATAACAATTGCTGCAGCAATAGAAGCCACGTTAGAATCAAAAAGGTCTGCACCCATTCCTGCTACATCACCAACATTATCTCCAACATTGTCTGCTATCACTGCCGGATTTCTAGGGTCATCCTCAGGTATCCCCAACTCAACTTTTCCAACCAGGTCAGCACTTACATCAGCAGTTTTTGTATATATACCCCCACCGGCCTTGGCAAAAAGGGCCAGAGAACTTGCACCAAAACTAAACCCCAGTACAACTGTAGGATCTTCTGTAATAAGGAAAAGAATACCCGCTCCAAACAAGCTTGTTCCTACAACTGCCATTCCCATAACTGCTCCTCCTCTGAAACCTACAGAGAATGCAGGAGCTATACCCTTTTTGGCTGCAACTGCAGCTTTTACATTAGCAATAGTAGCCACATTAATACCAATTTTACCTGCAAGAGCGGATAATGCTGAACCAAGTATATAGGCAACAGCAGTTGAAACATTTTTTAAAGGGTTCTCACTGGTCCAAATTGGCTGTGGCAAAAAAAGCAGTATTATAACAGCAGCTATAGCGACAAATTTTGCCAGTATAGTATATTCCCTTCTTAAAAATGTATCTGCACCCTGTTTTATAAGAAGACCAATTTCTTCTATAGCCTTATCACCTTTAGGTTGTGAATTAACCCACCTGTATAAGTAACCGGCTACAGCAAAACCGAGTAATGAGACAAAAACAGCAATCAGTGCCCAATTCATTGAAAATCTACCTTCCTTTCATTTCCTTTCATTTTTTTAAATTATCTAACCTTTTCATTATTTTCATTAAATTATTTATCTAACTAATATTTCAATTATTTCAATTTAATATTTCAATAATAGTTAACCTTTTTCAGGGAACATTTTAATTAAAAGCTTTATTAATACAAAAATAAGTATTAAAACAGCAAAAACCCCGGCCATTCCTATAATCAT contains these protein-coding regions:
- a CDS encoding OadG family protein: MFEYFVNGTNLQKSLFLMIIGMAGVFAVLILIFVLIKLLIKMFPEKG
- a CDS encoding sodium-translocating pyrophosphatase — protein: MNWALIAVFVSLLGFAVAGYLYRWVNSQPKGDKAIEEIGLLIKQGADTFLRREYTILAKFVAIAAVIILLFLPQPIWTSENPLKNVSTAVAYILGSALSALAGKIGINVATIANVKAAVAAKKGIAPAFSVGFRGGAVMGMAVVGTSLFGAGILFLITEDPTVVLGFSFGASSLALFAKAGGGIYTKTADVSADLVGKVELGIPEDDPRNPAVIADNVGDNVGDVAGMGADLFDSNVASIAAAIVIGLSLGQQELVFCYGALGLLSSIFGVISSKIGKDKNPGKALNRGTYITTVVFALLTAIVSFAFNYSIRIWAATMVGLVVGVIIGITSDYFTSDDKRPVRNVAKASATGPAFTIISGLCYGLLSSFPALIGIGVSALAAYKLCEPLGPGYAMFGISMAAMGMLSIVGMIISNDAYGPVVDNSRGLAEMTGMGDDILRITDELDSAGNTVKAVTKGFAIGAAGLTVIALLGAYQEIVETATGITINFDIMNPLVFFGILVGLAIPAVFSAMLMLGVDKNAQRMVAEIHRQFSSIPGLKEGKPNVKPEYNKCIDIATIGALKELIPAGMIAILVTLAVGFIGGIHAIGGYLAGNIMSGLLLALLMANAGGLWDNSKKYIEAGAFGGKGSDAHKAAVIGDTVGDPCKDTAGPSINTQITVVSLVSSLAAILFIKFSMFG